A single window of Puniceicoccus vermicola DNA harbors:
- a CDS encoding DUF748 domain-containing protein produces the protein MRTKKYLKIATILLLLYAVIGFWVFPMALRYFGEKALKEHVSPDAVITKVKANPFTWQLQVEGLSLSDPGGHWSFGAERATVNLSAKTLYKFYPVLDLVSLEAPRIRYLRSPQEESESEEVIAEPTEEGPESLEDVADLLNAYEIPEVSVALLEIKDGAMNFSDVTNESGFEKSIEPINFRLENFTTEVGAGEGNAMRFLAKTDKGAELEWTGELTSQPFASRGTIRVSGVEIDPFSPYFEKFIRFDLERATYSMQLSYAINFGDLENVFTISEGSVELANVHCVGREDAGEFFVLDSAGVSGVSFDYNSMQVDLEQVYIRSGLLGIRRNDAGAINLLNLLVLPEVEALPEVEAADPPESVAKGDDSFELPELPVGFFLKEYLIQDFHIQWVDSMIPGGADLEMVISEYSLKGLSSEFSEPVGLDLLVLIGESGRFKASGELTPAVAGVDLVLGVEALDLSLANAYGLSMAETQVGSGTFEYSGGLSGDFESGYRLSGDGSVQDFSVALAGDNAVDLEWKSFSFADLSAETKPLSVSLGNLVLTEPNAVLTRSAPEETAEAVEVEVAADANEAGAGEVAAEAEAEAGAEPSESTETPLDLEIASFVVEGGSILLIDQSIQPTFRLEVADAEVDVENITLGEEKSTEFSISALVNRSQFTMAGSAYPIDPRRETRMTMSLNELSLPVFSPYSGKAVGRKVGSGWFSLDTELQVDSGNLQASNDIKIDQLELGDSVDSPDAVKLPLSLAISLLKGSDGVMNLELPLSGDLYQPNVGLGQIIRTAVFGLIRSVALSPFSMLSSLVGSEEDLSQVEFAPGDSQLSPKMRGQLEALGTALQERPQLILSMTPSLSQSDLTTLARDLIQPDSEMEKVSVGSVGEDNSKNSHQFSVGRKARYKPPTTESEEVNVDETSQLPEVDPTDPVATDLMAARVQVVREMLLGIDGISEERLFVRDPDLTVDRSIVGFSLE, from the coding sequence ATGAGAACCAAAAAATATCTAAAAATAGCGACGATTTTGCTGCTTCTTTACGCAGTCATTGGTTTTTGGGTCTTCCCGATGGCTTTACGGTATTTTGGCGAGAAAGCGTTAAAGGAGCATGTGTCGCCGGATGCGGTCATCACGAAGGTCAAAGCGAATCCGTTTACCTGGCAATTGCAGGTGGAGGGCTTGAGTTTGAGCGATCCAGGGGGGCACTGGTCATTCGGGGCGGAAAGGGCAACGGTCAACTTGAGCGCGAAAACCCTATATAAATTCTATCCCGTTCTGGATTTGGTCAGCCTTGAAGCTCCCCGGATCCGTTATCTGCGGAGCCCGCAGGAGGAGAGTGAGAGTGAAGAGGTGATCGCTGAGCCAACCGAAGAGGGGCCAGAGAGTTTGGAAGACGTGGCCGATTTGTTGAATGCCTATGAAATTCCGGAAGTGTCGGTGGCTCTCCTTGAAATCAAGGACGGGGCGATGAACTTCAGTGACGTTACCAATGAAAGCGGTTTCGAGAAGAGTATCGAACCGATCAATTTCCGATTGGAGAATTTCACCACGGAGGTGGGCGCAGGAGAGGGCAATGCCATGCGTTTTCTGGCAAAAACGGATAAGGGTGCGGAGTTGGAGTGGACTGGGGAGCTCACCAGCCAGCCTTTTGCGAGTCGCGGAACGATTCGGGTGTCTGGGGTCGAGATTGATCCTTTCTCCCCGTATTTCGAAAAATTTATCCGTTTCGATCTGGAGCGTGCGACCTACTCCATGCAATTGAGCTATGCGATTAACTTTGGGGATCTGGAGAACGTTTTCACGATCAGTGAGGGCTCGGTTGAATTGGCCAATGTGCATTGTGTCGGCAGGGAAGATGCCGGTGAATTTTTTGTTCTCGATTCTGCCGGAGTGAGCGGGGTCAGCTTTGATTATAACTCAATGCAAGTCGATCTGGAGCAGGTCTATATTCGCAGTGGTTTGCTCGGCATCCGCAGGAATGATGCGGGTGCGATTAATTTGCTCAATCTGCTCGTTTTACCTGAAGTCGAAGCTTTGCCCGAAGTCGAAGCCGCGGACCCGCCCGAGAGTGTCGCAAAAGGTGACGACTCCTTTGAGCTGCCAGAATTGCCAGTCGGATTTTTCCTGAAGGAATACTTGATCCAGGACTTTCACATTCAATGGGTGGATTCGATGATTCCTGGGGGCGCGGATTTGGAAATGGTGATTTCCGAATATTCCCTCAAGGGTCTGTCCTCCGAATTTTCCGAGCCAGTGGGGCTTGATTTACTGGTGCTGATTGGGGAAAGCGGTCGCTTCAAAGCGAGCGGAGAATTAACCCCTGCGGTTGCCGGGGTTGATCTCGTGCTGGGAGTGGAGGCGCTGGACCTCTCCCTGGCCAATGCTTATGGACTTTCCATGGCTGAGACCCAAGTCGGGTCGGGCACATTCGAGTACTCCGGTGGGCTCAGTGGAGACTTTGAGTCTGGATATCGCTTGAGCGGGGATGGTTCTGTGCAGGACTTTTCCGTGGCGCTGGCGGGCGATAATGCGGTCGATCTGGAGTGGAAGTCTTTCAGCTTTGCCGACCTGTCGGCAGAGACGAAGCCGTTGTCCGTGAGTCTGGGGAATCTGGTTCTGACTGAACCGAATGCGGTGTTGACCCGATCCGCTCCGGAGGAAACGGCCGAAGCGGTTGAGGTAGAGGTCGCGGCTGATGCGAACGAGGCGGGCGCCGGCGAAGTTGCTGCCGAGGCCGAGGCCGAGGCCGGGGCCGAGCCGAGCGAGTCTACAGAAACACCCTTGGATCTCGAGATCGCTTCATTTGTCGTTGAAGGGGGCTCTATTCTTCTGATTGATCAATCGATTCAGCCGACCTTTCGTCTCGAGGTTGCAGACGCTGAGGTGGATGTCGAAAACATCACCTTGGGGGAGGAGAAGAGTACGGAGTTTTCGATCAGCGCCTTGGTGAATCGCAGCCAGTTTACGATGGCAGGGTCTGCTTATCCAATTGATCCACGTCGTGAAACGAGAATGACGATGTCGCTGAATGAGCTTTCGCTCCCAGTGTTTTCTCCCTATTCGGGAAAAGCCGTTGGACGCAAAGTCGGGAGTGGCTGGTTTAGCCTCGATACGGAGTTACAAGTGGATTCCGGGAATTTGCAGGCGAGCAACGATATCAAAATCGACCAGTTGGAACTCGGTGATTCGGTCGATAGTCCGGATGCGGTGAAATTGCCATTGTCTTTGGCGATATCGCTTTTGAAAGGGTCCGATGGGGTGATGAACTTGGAGTTGCCGCTTTCGGGGGATCTCTATCAGCCGAATGTGGGATTAGGACAGATTATCCGGACGGCAGTATTTGGTTTGATTCGAAGTGTTGCCCTCTCGCCGTTTTCGATGCTTTCCAGTTTGGTGGGATCGGAAGAGGATCTTTCCCAAGTCGAGTTTGCGCCTGGTGATTCTCAGCTTTCTCCAAAGATGAGGGGTCAACTGGAAGCACTGGGAACCGCACTTCAGGAGCGACCCCAGCTGATTCTCAGTATGACGCCGAGCCTATCCCAGAGCGATCTCACCACGTTGGCTCGCGACTTAATTCAGCCAGATTCTGAAATGGAAAAGGTAAGTGTCGGGAGTGTTGGAGAAGACAATTCGAAGAACAGTCATCAATTTTCGGTCGGGAGAAAAGCAAGGTACAAACCGCCGACAACAGAGAGCGAAGAGGTCAATGTGGATGAGACCAGTCAATTGCCTGAAGTGGATCCCACGGATCCAGTGGCTACGGATCTGATGGCGGCGAGGGTGCAAGTCGTCCGGGAGATGTTGCTCGGGATCGACGGTATTTCGGAGGAAAGACTTTTTGTGCGCGATCCGGATCTCACGGTGGACCGCTCAATTGTCGGTTTCAGTTTAGAATAA
- a CDS encoding LacI family DNA-binding transcriptional regulator — protein MSKGPRVRLKDIAAEANLSIAAVSMALRDNPTIPAGTIARVKATAERLGYEPDPAMSALAAYRSRLRVQREFNVIAMVSNWSSSTRWLQKNLSAQKLFNGAKERARMLGYSLQFFNAYEGGMTPVRLSNILYSRGIRGIIVTPFADPSAVFEFDWNRFSIVTIERPLRYSHFHHVVPNYYADSLLLHRILRERGYQNPGLVLDKKLSERVENQWEAAHIFGQSRNQRDIIPTLKLESKPLEVEFLEWFRKYQPDVIVGRSNDNLVMRSLKSVGIRVPDDVGYASFNVLDDYDEASGILQPRDAMGAAAVDILNTLLHRDHRGADKVALGTHADGIWYEGRTLRKTA, from the coding sequence TTGAGCAAAGGCCCTAGAGTTCGATTAAAAGACATTGCTGCAGAGGCAAATTTAAGTATCGCAGCTGTTTCGATGGCATTACGCGACAATCCCACGATTCCAGCTGGAACGATTGCTCGGGTAAAAGCGACGGCAGAAAGGTTGGGCTATGAACCCGACCCAGCGATGAGTGCTTTGGCGGCATACAGAAGCCGATTGCGCGTACAACGTGAGTTCAATGTCATCGCAATGGTTTCAAATTGGTCGTCTTCGACTCGGTGGCTTCAAAAAAACCTGAGTGCGCAAAAACTATTTAACGGAGCCAAAGAAAGAGCTCGGATGCTTGGGTATTCTCTCCAGTTTTTCAATGCATACGAAGGCGGAATGACTCCGGTTCGATTGAGCAACATTCTCTACTCACGGGGTATTCGCGGTATAATCGTTACACCGTTTGCTGATCCCTCAGCTGTATTCGAATTCGACTGGAACCGCTTTTCGATTGTAACCATAGAGAGACCTTTGAGGTACAGTCATTTTCACCATGTCGTTCCGAACTATTATGCGGATAGCCTTTTGCTTCACAGAATCTTGCGAGAAAGGGGTTACCAAAATCCGGGGCTGGTCTTGGATAAAAAGTTGTCCGAGAGAGTCGAAAATCAATGGGAAGCTGCCCATATATTTGGGCAGAGTCGCAACCAGAGGGACATCATTCCGACCCTGAAGCTCGAGTCAAAGCCTCTCGAAGTCGAATTCTTAGAATGGTTTCGAAAATACCAGCCGGACGTCATAGTTGGAAGAAGCAATGACAATCTGGTAATGCGCTCACTGAAGTCAGTTGGTATCCGTGTTCCGGATGATGTTGGATATGCGAGTTTCAATGTTTTGGATGACTACGATGAAGCAAGTGGCATCCTTCAACCCAGAGATGCAATGGGCGCGGCGGCTGTAGACATTTTAAACACTCTGTTGCACAGGGATCATCGAGGTGCCGACAAAGTTGCTTTGGGGACTCATGCTGACGGAATTTGGTATGAAGGCCGGACTTTGCGCAAGACGGCCTAG
- a CDS encoding sulfatase-like hydrolase/transferase, with translation MPLEKRPNILLVVADDHRADAIGTLGHPVVHTPTLDGLIERGTIFTNTRIMGSLIPAVCAPSRACLLTGRNLFQADGYTYCEPRPSNDVPIHPEYVTLPQYFREHNYETFITGKWHNDGPSAVRSFESGRNIFHGGMSPHDEVPVRSLSGIKEGRPAKVAEGFSSEVFCNTAIDFLQNHDKSRPFFMWLALTSPHDPRTPPPPYDTLYDQDSIPLPLNFLPEHPFDNGELSIRDELLAPHPRTGKTIQKELADYYGLISHHDACLGRVLDCLSRTGLEEGTIVVYVSDHGLAIGSHGLLGKQNLYEHSVRVPFILSGPGVPKGLRSSHCAYSLDLFSTLCELSKVPVLPNLESRSLVPILADKSDNFRDVFFSVYSGFQRSVYDGRWKLICYAMGGEERLQLFDLLEDPLELYDRIEDGSCSAIVQRLLDSLQEWQNVNGDPTINKNENVAPHRLVQSASLSQTQLYNQ, from the coding sequence ATGCCCCTCGAGAAACGCCCCAACATCCTGTTGGTTGTCGCCGACGACCATCGCGCTGATGCAATCGGCACTCTAGGCCACCCAGTCGTTCATACGCCAACTTTGGACGGACTGATCGAAAGGGGCACGATTTTTACAAATACGCGTATTATGGGTAGTCTGATCCCAGCGGTTTGTGCGCCTTCCCGAGCTTGCCTCCTGACCGGTCGGAATCTCTTTCAGGCAGATGGATATACTTATTGCGAGCCGCGCCCGAGTAACGACGTACCGATTCACCCAGAATACGTCACCTTGCCTCAATATTTTCGAGAGCATAACTACGAGACCTTTATTACAGGCAAGTGGCACAATGATGGACCCAGCGCAGTTCGTTCCTTCGAGTCTGGTCGCAACATTTTTCACGGCGGAATGAGTCCCCATGACGAGGTTCCCGTCCGGAGCCTGAGTGGTATTAAGGAGGGTCGCCCGGCGAAGGTTGCCGAAGGATTTTCCAGTGAAGTGTTCTGCAATACCGCCATCGATTTCCTCCAAAACCACGATAAAAGTCGACCCTTTTTCATGTGGCTGGCACTGACCTCTCCTCACGATCCGCGTACACCACCACCTCCTTATGATACGCTCTATGATCAGGACTCGATTCCACTTCCCTTGAATTTCCTGCCCGAGCATCCGTTCGACAATGGTGAACTCAGTATCCGTGACGAGCTTCTTGCTCCTCATCCACGAACCGGAAAAACGATACAGAAGGAGCTGGCTGATTACTACGGACTTATCAGTCATCACGACGCTTGCTTGGGACGAGTCTTAGATTGCCTCAGCAGAACCGGCCTTGAGGAGGGTACGATTGTTGTTTATGTTTCAGACCACGGTCTCGCAATCGGGAGTCACGGACTCTTAGGAAAACAAAATCTCTACGAGCACAGTGTTCGAGTGCCTTTCATCCTTAGTGGACCAGGGGTGCCAAAGGGGTTACGAAGTTCGCATTGTGCTTATTCCCTCGATCTGTTCTCGACTCTCTGTGAACTTTCAAAAGTTCCTGTTCTTCCAAATTTGGAAAGCCGTAGCCTAGTCCCTATTCTCGCCGATAAATCAGATAACTTTCGAGACGTCTTTTTCTCCGTTTATTCTGGGTTTCAGCGTTCCGTGTACGACGGACGTTGGAAACTTATCTGCTACGCGATGGGTGGGGAGGAACGCCTGCAGCTCTTTGACCTGCTGGAGGACCCCCTTGAGCTGTATGACCGTATTGAAGATGGTTCCTGTTCGGCGATTGTTCAGCGCTTACTCGATAGCCTGCAGGAATGGCAGAATGTCAACGGTGATCCGACGATCAATAAGAACGAAAATGTAGCTCCGCACCGACTTGTTCAGTCGGCTTCCCTGTCGCAAACACAACTCTACAACCAATAA
- a CDS encoding prepilin-type N-terminal cleavage/methylation domain-containing protein encodes MAFRRLSFDTVVMSRLRLQVHMRPSFRKHGFTLIELLVVMAVLGILTAILLPVYSSIRNKTQSTVCISNLRQIGAAFSTYKIDNKGNLPAVGFPGSSSVGEWFKSDFFTYLSDGIAFNDYPFEKKETSSGVAPFNNSPLFCPACDPEDSIKPYGVNLWLWQSQRSYPINPMPLPDPAKTMLVADKEGHLSYINSPSNMSSNSESKLSDRHNGFTNVLFCDGHVSSIPYREIIEKHHDITDPFWGWGALVRPSGD; translated from the coding sequence TTGGCTTTCCGCCGCTTGTCTTTTGATACAGTGGTAATGAGTCGTCTGCGGCTTCAGGTGCATATGAGACCTTCGTTCAGGAAACACGGCTTCACCTTGATCGAACTATTGGTCGTGATGGCTGTCTTGGGTATTTTGACTGCGATCTTGCTGCCAGTTTACAGCTCGATCCGAAACAAGACCCAATCAACTGTCTGTATTAGTAATTTGCGACAGATTGGGGCCGCTTTCTCGACCTACAAAATCGACAACAAGGGAAATCTACCTGCGGTCGGATTCCCGGGTTCATCATCGGTCGGGGAGTGGTTTAAGTCGGATTTTTTCACCTATCTCAGCGATGGAATTGCTTTTAACGACTATCCTTTCGAAAAGAAGGAAACCTCTAGCGGCGTAGCCCCGTTCAACAATAGTCCGCTCTTTTGCCCGGCCTGCGATCCCGAGGATTCAATTAAACCCTACGGTGTGAACCTGTGGCTGTGGCAATCTCAACGTTCCTATCCTATCAATCCTATGCCACTTCCCGATCCTGCAAAGACTATGCTCGTCGCAGACAAAGAGGGTCATCTCTCGTACATCAACAGTCCCTCTAATATGAGCTCAAATTCCGAATCGAAACTGTCGGACCGACATAATGGTTTCACCAATGTCCTATTTTGCGACGGTCATGTCTCCTCGATTCCTTATCGTGAGATAATCGAAAAACACCATGACATTACTGACCCATTCTGGGGCTGGGGAGCTTTAGTCCGACCTTCTGGAGACTGA